The following is a genomic window from Opitutus sp. GAS368.
ACTGCGGCGCAAGCCGGACACGCCGGCCTGGCGGCAATCCGACGAACTGGCCGTGGCGGCCCTGGACGGGTTCCTCGCGACGGCCGGCGTCGCGAAGGGTCACACGATTTTCGAGGAAGGCTCGGGCCTGTCCCGCAACAACCTCACCACGGCCGACGCCACGGTGCGCCTGCTCCAGTTCATGGCCGCGCACAAGGAGCACGACGCCTTCGTCGCGGCGCTGCCCGTCGCCGGCGTGGACGGCTCGCTGCGCCGGCGCATGAAGGGCACGGCGGCCGAGGGCAATGTCCGTGCCAAGACCGGCACGCTGCGCTACGCGAGTTCACTCTCGGGCTACGTGACCACGGCGGCGGGCGAGAAACTCGCATTCAGCCTGATGGTAAACCGCTACCCGGTGCCGGACGACGCCAAGGCCGGCGATCCGCTCGACGAACTGGCGGTGCTGCTGGCGCAATACGGCGGGAAATGAAGAGATGAATCCGCGGGCCAAACGATATGTAGGGTCGGCGCTTGCGCCGACCTATGCACGCGAGGTCGCCGCAAGCAGCGACCCTACATTGCTGAAATGAACCCTCCGGCCCGCCTCGTCTCCCTCGACGCGTTTCGCGGCGCGACGATCGCGGGCATGCTGCTCGTGAACAACCCCGGCTCGTGGAGCGACATCTACCCGCCGCTGGAACACGCGCCGTGGAACGGGTGGACGCCGACCGACATGATCTTTCCCTTCTTCCTGTGGATCATCGGCGTGGCGATGACGCTGTCGTTTGCGCGGCGGGTCGGGCAGGGGGCCGATCGCAGCCAGCTTTTCCGGCATGTAGTCATCCGCGCGGCCATTATCTTCGGGGTCGGGATTTTCCTGGTGATGTTCCCGTTCGGGCTGCTGCCCGAGCAACATTTCTCCTTCGCGAAGATGCGCATCCCCGGCGTGCTCCAGCGCATCGGGCTCTGTTACCTGGCGGCCGGGGCGATTTTCCTGCGCACCGGCTGGCGCGGGCAGCTCGCGTGGGCCGTCGGGCTGCTGGCCGGTTACTGGGCGCTGCTGGTCTGCGTGCCGGTGCCCGGCTATGGCGCCGGCGTGCTCGAGCCGACGGGCAACCTTTGCTGGTGGATCGATTCCCACGTGCTGGCCGGCCACACGTGGAGCGGGGCGCCGGTGCCGGGTTTCGACCCCGAGGGCATCCTCTCCACCCTGCCGGCGATCGCCACCACGCTGCTCGGGGTGCTGGCCGGCCAGATGATGCGCCGCTGGTCGGGCGGGGCGCTGACCGCCCGGTTGCTCGGGGGCGGTGGGGCGTTGCTGACGCTTGGAGCGCTGATGTCCCTGGTGCTGCCGATCAACAAGAATCTCTGGACCAGCTCCTATGCCGTGTTCATGGCCGGCTGGGCCCTGGTGCTGCTCGCGGTGTTTCACTGGCTCATCGACGTGCGCGGCTGGTCGCGCTGGGCCGCGCCGCTCGTGATCTACGGCACCAACGCCCTCGCGATGTTCGTGTCGGCCGGCGTGCTGGGCAAGCTGCTCTACCTCATCAAGTGGACCGGCGCGGACGGGCAGGGCATCACGCTGAAGGGCTGCATCTACCGGAACGCGTTCGTGCCGCTGGCCAGCCCGGTGAACGCCTCGCTGCTCTTCGCGCTGGCGTTTGTGCTGCTGCACTTCGCCTTCGCGTGGATCCTGTGGCGCCGGAAGTGGTTCGTGAAAATCTGACCGGATTTGTTTAAACACGGAGGACACGGAGGTTTTCCCGCGGATTACACGGATTAACGCGGATGAATCTGCTATGCCTGTCATCCTGAACGGAGTGCAGGATCCGTAACGACAGATGATAGCGCACATCCCGCTGGATTCTTCGCTATGCTCAAAATGACAGAGGGCTTGGATGGATTGTTTATCCGCGGTCATCCGTGTAATCCGCGGGAAAACCTCTGCGTCCTCTGCGTTAAAACCTGCCTTAGGCTTCATTCTCAGAACGCCGTCGAGACGGCGAAGTCCGCCGGGACGTTCCGCGTGGCCTACGGTCTCTCGCCGCCGCCGCCGAGAAGGGTGGGTGGAGGATCGGAGGAGTAGGTAGAAATGATGGGTAATTTGACAATTCCGCCACAAAAGAGTGTGGCTTGCGGGGACCGCGCCGGGCGATCCGGAGAGGGACAGGAATTTCTTTGTCAAGGCATGGGGAAGCCCTTAGTCGTTTTTTCGTCCCTAGCCTTCACCAACACACCTTCTGGCCGCGGCGCGTTTTCGCCGCGGTGGAAATACTACATCATTATGAGCAAACCCATGTCTCGTCGTCTGGGCCTGATTCAGGCCATCCCCGCATGCTTCGGCATCGTTCTGTTCGGCCTCCTGGCTCCCTCCGTCGCGGCCCAGACCACCGCCCCGGCCGACACCGCGAATGAACCGGTCAAGCTGGAGAAGCTGGTCGTCACCGGCTCCCTGATCAAGCGCGTGGCCGACTACGGCGCCGTGCCGATGGACATCATCACTCCCGCCGAGCTCGACCAGCAGGGCGTCACCAGCGTCGAACAAATGGTGATGAACCTGAACATCAACGGCAATTCCCTGGACAACCTCGCCAGCAACTCCGACGTCGCCACCGGCGGCGCCGCGACCCGCGGCATCAACGGCTCCACGGGAGCCAACCTGCGCTTCCAGGGCTCCAACGCCACGCTGGTCCTCGTCAACGGCCGCCGCGTCGCCCAGCACGGCCTGAACGGCGGCGGCACCGTCGACCTCAACTCGATCCCCGTGCAGGCCATCAAGCGCATCGAGGTGCTCAAGGACGGCGCCTCGTCCATCTACGGCACCGACGCCATCGGCGGCGTGATCAATTTCATCCTCAAGGACGACTACCAGGGCCTGGCGGTCAAGACCGGCTTCGACGTCACCCAGGAGGGCGGCGCCGACATCTACCGGGCGTCCATCGTCGGCGGCTACGGCAACCTGAACAAGGACAAGTTCAATGTCATGGCCTCCCTGTCGTATGCCGACAACACGCGCCTCCTCGGCAGCCAGCGCTCCTGGGTCAACACCCAGCAGCCGGACCGCGGCATCTCGGCCGATACGCGCGGCACCCCGTTCGCCACCCTCTCCGGACTCACCACGCTCTCCAACGTGCTCAGCGGCGCCACCAGCAAGGGCAGCTTCTTTGATCCCACCATCGGGCTGTCGGTCTCCACGGTCAACACCCTCGTGCTGCAGGGGGCGGGCGCCCTCGCCGGCACCGGGATGTATCCGTATGATTATCAACTCTGGTCCAATGCCTCCACCAAGTATGGTGCGACGATGGACACCGGCGTGACCGCCGCCCTGCAGCAGCCGGTGAAGAACACCAATTTGGTGACCTCGGCCGCCTACAAGGTGGGCGACACGATCTTCCGGTTCGAAGGGCTCTTCGGCCGGTCGCAGTCCACGAAGTATTTCTCCGCGCAGCAGATCACGTCCGCCCAGACCACCAGCACGGTGTCCCTGCCCAACGGCACGCTCGTGCCCAATCCGCTCGCCGGCCTCGCCTATCCGAGCACGGCGCCCGGCTATGCCGCGGTGTTCAACACCCTGGTCGCGGCCTTCCCCCAGCTGGCGGGCAACAACGGCCTCCCCATGACCTTCCGCTGGCGCCTTTACCCGGGCGGACCGCGGGAATACTCCACCCAGAGCGACACCTGGCGCGCGCTGGTTTCGGCCGAGGGTCCGGTGCCGTTCCTCAAGGACTGGGATTACAACGCGAGTCTTTCCCGGGCCAGCAGCAAGAGCTATTCGGTGCTGACCAGCGGCTATTATTACACGGCCGGGCTGGCGAACCTCATCAACACCGGTGTGCTGAATCCCTTCTCCTTCACCCAGACCGATTCCGCCCTGCAGCAGCTCGCGGCCGTCTCGGCCGCCGGCGTGAAACTTTACGGCGGCACCTACACGACCGACAACTTCAACGCCTCCGCCACGGGTCCGGTGTGGAAACTGCCCGCCGGCGACCTGCAGGCGGCGTTGGGCGTCGATTACGCCAAGGAGGGATTTACCCTGGCTGGTGACCAACGCCCGAACGCCAACACGGCCGCCGCGCTGATTGCCAACGCCCCGTTTGACAATTCCAACGCCACGCTGGGCACGCTGACCCGCACGGTTAAGGCGGTCTTCGCCGAACTCGACATTCCCGTCATCAAAGGCGTCGACTTCAATCCCTCCGTGCGCACCGATAATTACAGCGGGTTTGGCACCACGACCAACCCGAAGTATACGCTGCGCATCCAGCCGGCCGAATGGCTGCTTTTCCGCGGTTCCTACAGCACCGGCTTCCGCGTGCCGACCTTCGCGCAGGAATACTTCCCGGCGATCACGCAGCCGGGTTCCTCCGCGATCGTTGATCCGACCAACGGCAATGTGGTCAACAGCTACAACGTCCGGACGGGCAGCGAGTCCAGCCTCAACCCCGAGACCGCGCGGATGAAGTCGGTGGGCGTGGTTATCTCCCCCAACAAGCACCTGAGCTTCAGCGCGGACTGGTGGAGCATCGACCGCAAGGGCACGATTGCCACGCTCTCCGTCTCCACCATCCTGGCCAATTACACCCTGTTCCCCGACCGCCTGATCCGCGACGCCAGCGGCGTGCTCAACACGATCGACGACACCTATATCAACGCGGGCGAGGCGCTCACGGAAGGCATCGAGCTCGGCGCCCACGCCAATCAGGATCTGTTCGGCGGCGTGGTTTCGGCGGACTTTGATCTCGGCGACCTGCTGGTGAAGAAGTCGCGCATCCTCGCCTCCACCCCGTTCGGTCCCACCGAGGTCGGCCGGTTCACCCGCTTCAGCGATCTGGGCATCAAATACAAGGCCACCCTCGCGTTGAACTACCGCCGGAAGGACTGGGCCTTCACGCTCACCCAGATCTACCGTTCCGGCTACATGGACAACCCGGAGGGCAACATCGGGCTCGGGACCTATCTCCCGCCGAATTGGAACCCCAAGGTCGCTTCCTACACGCTCTATAACCTGACGGCCAGCTACACGGGCCTGATCAAGAACCTGACCCTTGTCGCCGGCATCAAGAACCTCTTCAACACCAACCCGCCGTTCTCCGCCTACTACGACACCAACTCGGGTGCGGGCAGCGATTGGGACCCGCGCGTGGGTGACCCGCGCGGCCGGTCCTTCGTCCTGTCCGCGGAATACAAGTTCTTCTGAGCTTCGGGCCTTGATCTCATCCACGCAGGGGCGGTCCTTCCGGATCGCCCCTTTGCTTCTCTCCTGCATGAAGCGCCTCTTCCGCCCCGGTCTGGCGTTTGCCGCCGCCGCGTCCCCTGCACGTCACGCTCCCCGGCGGCGCGCTCGCGAAATCCTGATCCAGATTCACAGGAGAACGCAGAAATCGCAGAGAAATCAAATCACTCCCCAGTCATGAATCTGCACGATGCATTGGAATGTAGGGTCGCCGCTTGCCGGCGGACCGGTCCGGCGACAAGCGCCGACCCTGCAGGACGTTTGCTGACCACGAATCCAAACTCACCGACGTCGTCTCCCGGCTCATCCTGCCGGGAGCCAACGCTTGATCTCTGCGCTCTCTGCGACCTCCTGTAAATCGATGTCTTCCGTATCCGTTCCTCCCGTCATCACTGCGCTTTCGACCCGCACCCCGGCCCTGGCCGCGTTGCTCGAGCGCTGGGCCAACATCAACTCCGGTTCCCAGCACGCCGCCGGACTCGCCCGCATGGCGGCCGAGCTGCGCGCCGTGTTCAGCGCAGCCTTTCCGGCCGCCGCGTTCGAGGAGCTCTCCGCCGACGCCCCGGGCTTCAACCCGCCGGGCGCGAAGGCGCTGCGCTTCCGCCTGCGTCCGTTCGCGGCCCGCCAGGTTTTCCTTTGCGGACACTACGACACCGTCTACGCCGCGGACGATGCCTTTCAGACCTGCCGGTGGCTTGACGACGGGACGCTCAACGGCCCGGGCGTGACCGACATGAAGGGCGGCCTGGTCGTGCTGCTGGCCGCGCTCGAGGCCTTTGAACAGACGCCGTCGGCCGCCAACCTCGGCTGGGAGGTGCTGCTCACGCCCGACGAGGAGACCGGTTCGCACGGCACGCGGGCGATGTTCGAGGCCGCCGCGCGGCGCAACCATTTCGGCTTTGTCTTCGAGCCCGCCCGCCCCAGCGGCGACATCATCCACTCGCGCAAGGGCACGGGCGGCATCACGGCCATCTGCCGCGGCCGCGCGGCGCACGCGGCGAAGATCCCGAACGACGGTCGCAACGCCATCCTCGGCCTCGCGGAATTCCTGCTCGCCGCCGCGAAGATTCCGGCGGAGATGCCGGGCGTGCTGGTCAACGTCGGCAACATTCGCGGCGGCAGCGCCGCGACCAACGTCGTGCCGGATTTCGCGCAGGCCGAGCTCGACCTCCGCATCACGCGCCTGGCGGACCAGGCACCGCTCTTCGCCCGGCTGGAAACCCTGGCCCGCGAGACCGGGGCCGCGCAGGGTGTGACATTCGAGCTCATCGGCGGTCTCAACCGGCCGCCGAAGGAGAATCATCCCACCGAGGCCGCCTTGTTCCCGGAGTTCCAGCGGGCCGCGCAGGATGTCGGCCTCAAGCCGTTCGGCTGGGTCCACGGTGGCGGCGCCTCCGACGGCAACTTCCTCGGCGCCGCCGGGCTGCCGTGCTTTGATGGCATCGGGCCCGAGGGCGACCACCTGCACAGCACGCGCGAATTCTGCCGCATCGCGACGATCGCCCCGCGGGCGCAGAACGTCGCGCTGTTTCTGCATCGGCTGGCGACGGGCGAGATTTCGCTGCCGGCGGCTGCAGGCCATGGGGGCTGAGATTCCATTTGGTTGGAGGCGGGACCATCAGTCCCGCGGGTTGCCGGTGGAGGGCCGGTCTCCGCACCGGCCTCGGCTGGTCCGGAGACCAGCCATCCAAAACGGGACTGATAGTCCCGCCTCCATTTCGGCAATCTTATACCAATCGCCTCAAGCTACTGCACTCTACACCAAGGTCGCCAAGACCGCGAAGCAGATCCTGCGCTGGGAAATATCTCTGCGTTCTTTGCGGCCTTCGGGTAAAGGCTTTGGGTGTTTGGTATTACTCCGGCAGGAACAGGCCGCCGAGCACCGCCGGGCGCTGCGCGCCGGTGACGACCGGGGAGTTGCCGGGTTGGGCGTGCCAGCGCTGGCGCGCGAGCCAGGCGAACGCCATGGCCTCGACCCAACCGGCGGCCACGCCGAGCGCATCGGTCCGGTCCACCGCGGCGCGGGGCAGCAGTCCCCGCAGCGCGGCCATCAGGGCGGGGTTGTTCGCCCCGCCGCCGCAGACAAAGACGCCGGGAGCATCCGTCCCCGCGGCTTGCCGGATGGCGGTGGCGATTGTTTGCGCCGTGAGCGCCAGCAGCGTGGCCTGCACATCGGCGTCGGCGACGGAGCCGGCCGCCGTCAGGTGCCGTTCCAGCCAGGCCGGCGAGAAATATTCCGGGCCCGTGCTCTTGGGCGGCGTTTTCTTGAAGTAAGGATCCGCCAGCAAGGCGGCGAGCAGCGCGGGCGCGAGGCGGCCGCGGGCGGCAAGAGCGCCGTCGCGATCCATGGGTTGCTGGAGCACCCGGCGGCTCCAGGCATCCATGAGCGTGTTGCCGGGGCCGGTGTCGAAACCGGCGATCGGCGCGTCCGCCCGCCCGGGCAACACGGTCAGGTTGGCGATGCCGCCGATGTTGACCACCACGCGGTCCTGGCCCGCCGCGCGGAAAACCGCCTCGTGAAACGCCGGCACCAGCGGGGCCCCTTGGCCGCCGAGCGCCATGTCCTTGCGGCGGAAGTCCGCCACGACCGGGATGCCGG
Proteins encoded in this region:
- a CDS encoding hydrolase, yielding MSSVSVPPVITALSTRTPALAALLERWANINSGSQHAAGLARMAAELRAVFSAAFPAAAFEELSADAPGFNPPGAKALRFRLRPFAARQVFLCGHYDTVYAADDAFQTCRWLDDGTLNGPGVTDMKGGLVVLLAALEAFEQTPSAANLGWEVLLTPDEETGSHGTRAMFEAAARRNHFGFVFEPARPSGDIIHSRKGTGGITAICRGRAAHAAKIPNDGRNAILGLAEFLLAAAKIPAEMPGVLVNVGNIRGGSAATNVVPDFAQAELDLRITRLADQAPLFARLETLARETGAAQGVTFELIGGLNRPPKENHPTEAALFPEFQRAAQDVGLKPFGWVHGGGASDGNFLGAAGLPCFDGIGPEGDHLHSTREFCRIATIAPRAQNVALFLHRLATGEISLPAAAGHGG
- a CDS encoding anhydro-N-acetylmuramic acid kinase, with product MKPELFIGALSGTSIDGIDVALVRFDPQPALVASHSLPYPEELRRELLALGTPGENEIDRLGRADVLAGRCFAQAVNELLAKAALPPEAVGAVGSHGQTIRHRPAGPAAFTLQIGDPNVIAALTGIPVVADFRRKDMALGGQGAPLVPAFHEAVFRAAGQDRVVVNIGGIANLTVLPGRADAPIAGFDTGPGNTLMDAWSRRVLQQPMDRDGALAARGRLAPALLAALLADPYFKKTPPKSTGPEYFSPAWLERHLTAAGSVADADVQATLLALTAQTIATAIRQAAGTDAPGVFVCGGGANNPALMAALRGLLPRAAVDRTDALGVAAGWVEAMAFAWLARQRWHAQPGNSPVVTGAQRPAVLGGLFLPE
- a CDS encoding TonB-dependent receptor — encoded protein: MSRRLGLIQAIPACFGIVLFGLLAPSVAAQTTAPADTANEPVKLEKLVVTGSLIKRVADYGAVPMDIITPAELDQQGVTSVEQMVMNLNINGNSLDNLASNSDVATGGAATRGINGSTGANLRFQGSNATLVLVNGRRVAQHGLNGGGTVDLNSIPVQAIKRIEVLKDGASSIYGTDAIGGVINFILKDDYQGLAVKTGFDVTQEGGADIYRASIVGGYGNLNKDKFNVMASLSYADNTRLLGSQRSWVNTQQPDRGISADTRGTPFATLSGLTTLSNVLSGATSKGSFFDPTIGLSVSTVNTLVLQGAGALAGTGMYPYDYQLWSNASTKYGATMDTGVTAALQQPVKNTNLVTSAAYKVGDTIFRFEGLFGRSQSTKYFSAQQITSAQTTSTVSLPNGTLVPNPLAGLAYPSTAPGYAAVFNTLVAAFPQLAGNNGLPMTFRWRLYPGGPREYSTQSDTWRALVSAEGPVPFLKDWDYNASLSRASSKSYSVLTSGYYYTAGLANLINTGVLNPFSFTQTDSALQQLAAVSAAGVKLYGGTYTTDNFNASATGPVWKLPAGDLQAALGVDYAKEGFTLAGDQRPNANTAAALIANAPFDNSNATLGTLTRTVKAVFAELDIPVIKGVDFNPSVRTDNYSGFGTTTNPKYTLRIQPAEWLLFRGSYSTGFRVPTFAQEYFPAITQPGSSAIVDPTNGNVVNSYNVRTGSESSLNPETARMKSVGVVISPNKHLSFSADWWSIDRKGTIATLSVSTILANYTLFPDRLIRDASGVLNTIDDTYINAGEALTEGIELGAHANQDLFGGVVSADFDLGDLLVKKSRILASTPFGPTEVGRFTRFSDLGIKYKATLALNYRRKDWAFTLTQIYRSGYMDNPEGNIGLGTYLPPNWNPKVASYTLYNLTASYTGLIKNLTLVAGIKNLFNTNPPFSAYYDTNSGAGSDWDPRVGDPRGRSFVLSAEYKFF